The proteins below come from a single Oncorhynchus gorbuscha isolate QuinsamMale2020 ecotype Even-year linkage group LG12, OgorEven_v1.0, whole genome shotgun sequence genomic window:
- the mrpl19 gene encoding 39S ribosomal protein L19, mitochondrial, with product MAACTRRLDKVMFSIRLLRNIQHQNERFLSTSMRRLDEGSDGGKPTKFTPPPKPVIIDKTQSEASLRKFLSPEFIPPRQRINPLKFAIERKDMIQRRKVLNIPEFYVGSVLAVTMADPHASGKTNRFMGICIQRGGHGLGATFVLRNIIDGQGVEICYEMYSPRLQQLEVLKLEKRLDNNLMYLRDALPEYSTVNLDMKPVPHSVTGDVPVNKTRVRMRPKPWSKRWERPKYNVQGIRFDLCLSPEKLEHAQKWAEPWREYDMLKEYDTTALEERFLKEVQTEMSKSTCP from the exons ATGGCTGCTTGCACAAGAAGGCTTGACAAAGTTATGTTTTCAATAAGGTTGTTACGGAATATACAACATCAAAATGAAC GTTTCTTGTCCACGTCTATGCGTCGCCTCGACGAGGGGAGTGACGGTGGCAAGCCAACAAAATTCACCCCTCCACCAAAACCTGTCATAATTGACAAAACCCAGTCCGAGGCTTCACTGCGAAA GTTCCTGAGTCCAGAATTCATCCCTCCCCGACAGAGAATAAACCCACTGAAGTTCGCTATTGAGCGCAAAGacatgatccagaggaggaaagTGCTCAACATTCCGGAGTTTTATGTCG GGAGTGTCTTAGCTGTGACCATGGCGGACCCTCATGCCAGCGGCAAAACCAACCGCTTTATGGGCATCTGCATCCAGAGAGGTGGCCATGGACTGGGAGCCACATTTGTCCTTAGGAATATCATCGACGGCCAAG gagTTGAGATCTGCTATGAAATGTATAGCCCACGGCTGCAGCAGCTGGAGGTGCTGAAGCTGGAGAAAAGGCTGGACAACAATCTGATGTACCTGAGAGATGCCCTGCCCGAGTACAGCACTGTGAACTTGGACATGAAGCCTGTGCCCCACTCTGTCACCGGGGACGTGCCCGTCAATAAG aCCAGAGTGCGGATGCGTCCTAAGCCGTGGTCCAAGCGCTGGGAGCGGCCCAAGTACAACGTGCAGGGCATCCGCTTCGACCTGTGTCTGTCGCCCGAGAAGCTGGAGCACGCCCAGAAGTGGGCGGAGCCCTGGCGGGAGTATGACATGCTGAAAGAGTACGACACCACGGCCCTGGAGGAGCGCTTCCTTAAGGAGGTGCAGACGGAGATGAGCAAGTCAACATGCCCCTAA